One genomic segment of Helicobacter pylori NQ4053 includes these proteins:
- a CDS encoding YggS family pyridoxal phosphate-dependent enzyme, with amino-acid sequence MLDYRQRIDTLITKIEKARIAYSRHHIVKIVAVSKNASLEAIQHYYNCSQRAFGENKVQDLKTKMHSLEHLPLEWHMIGSLQENKINALLSLKPALLHSLDSLKLALKIEKRCEVLGVNLNALLQVNSAYEESKSGVVPEEALETYSQISETCKRLKLKGLMCIGAHTDDEKKIEKSFITTKKLFDQIKNASVLSMGMSDDFELAIACGANLLRIGSFLFKE; translated from the coding sequence ATGTTAGATTATCGCCAAAGGATTGATACCCTCATCACCAAAATAGAAAAGGCTCGCATCGCCTATTCAAGGCATCATATTGTCAAAATCGTGGCTGTTTCAAAAAACGCTTCCTTAGAAGCTATCCAACATTACTACAACTGCTCTCAAAGGGCTTTTGGAGAAAATAAAGTTCAAGATTTAAAAACTAAAATGCATTCTTTAGAGCATTTGCCCCTTGAATGGCACATGATAGGCTCTTTACAAGAAAATAAAATCAATGCGCTTTTGAGTTTAAAACCCGCTCTTTTGCATTCTTTAGACTCTTTAAAACTCGCCCTAAAAATAGAAAAGCGTTGCGAAGTATTGGGCGTCAATTTAAACGCTCTTTTACAGGTTAATAGCGCGTATGAGGAAAGTAAAAGCGGGGTGGTGCCTGAAGAAGCGCTAGAAACTTATTCTCAAATCAGTGAAACTTGCAAGCGCCTCAAGCTTAAGGGGCTGATGTGTATAGGGGCGCACACCGATGATGAAAAGAAAATTGAAAAATCCTTTATCACCACCAAAAAGCTTTTTGACCAAATAAAAAATGCGAGCGTTCTTTCAATGGGCATGAGTGATGATTTTGAATTAGCGATTGCTTGCGGGGCGAATCTTTTAAGGATTGGCTCTTTTTTGTTCAAAGAGTAA
- a CDS encoding UDP-2,3-diacylglucosamine diphosphatase, which yields MLETYALKSGAVFISDAHFLPKSPHLIHTLQELLSAKPPQVFFMGDIFHVLVGYLPLDEEQQTIVDLINALSEISQVFYFEGNHDFSMRFVFNFKVVVFERQNQPVLFQYDNKRFLLAHGDLFTTKAYEFYITQLTSTWARFFLTFLNLLSFKTLYPFFKKLIYQKPIRLWELEPKELQSFIEKRLKAYQNYIKDLNIDSIDGIIEGHFHLKSGAKIPLNAPIYCPLPSFYYEQSLFKVSSSVLEPSQNKDA from the coding sequence ATGCTAGAAACTTATGCGCTTAAAAGTGGGGCTGTTTTTATCTCTGATGCGCATTTTTTGCCCAAAAGCCCTCATTTAATCCATACGCTTCAAGAACTTTTAAGCGCCAAACCCCCACAAGTCTTTTTCATGGGCGATATTTTCCATGTGCTTGTGGGCTATTTGCCCCTAGATGAAGAGCAGCAAACAATCGTTGATCTCATCAACGCTTTAAGCGAAATTTCACAAGTTTTTTATTTTGAAGGCAACCATGATTTTTCCATGCGTTTTGTATTCAATTTTAAAGTGGTGGTTTTTGAGCGCCAAAACCAGCCCGTATTATTCCAATATGACAACAAACGCTTTTTACTAGCCCATGGGGATTTATTCACTACTAAGGCGTATGAATTTTACATCACGCAGCTCACTTCCACTTGGGCTAGATTTTTTCTAACTTTTTTAAATTTATTAAGTTTTAAAACCTTATACCCTTTTTTTAAAAAACTCATTTATCAAAAACCCATCCGCCTTTGGGAATTAGAGCCAAAAGAATTGCAATCTTTTATTGAAAAGCGCCTAAAAGCCTATCAAAACTACATTAAAGATCTCAACATTGATAGCATTGACGGCATTATAGAGGGGCATTTTCATCTCAAAAGCGGTGCAAAAATCCCCTTGAATGCGCCGATTTACTGCCCACTGCCCTCCTTTTATTACGAACAAAGCCTTTTTAAGGTATCATCAAGCGTTTTAGAACCATCTCAAAATAAGGACGCCTAA
- the cheV3 gene encoding chemotaxis protein CheV3: MAEKTANDLKLSEIELVDFRIYGMQEGVPYEGIYGINVAKVQEIIPMPTLFEYPTNLDYIIGVFDLRSTIIPLIDLAKWIGIVPDKSKENEKIVIITEFNNVKMGFLVHSARRIRRISWKDVEPASFSASNSINKENITGTTRIENDKTLLILDLESILDDLKLNEDAKNVKDTPKERFEGEVLFLDDSKTARKTLKNHLSKLGFSITEAVDGEDGLDKLEMLFKKYGDNLRKHLKFIISDVEMPKMDGYHFLFKLQKDPRFAYIPVIFNSSICDNYSAEKAKEMGAVAYLVKFDAEKFTEEISKILDKNA, translated from the coding sequence ATGGCAGAAAAAACAGCTAACGATTTAAAACTAAGCGAGATAGAACTCGTGGATTTTCGTATTTATGGCATGCAAGAGGGCGTCCCTTATGAGGGGATTTATGGCATTAATGTGGCTAAAGTCCAAGAGATTATCCCCATGCCCACCCTTTTTGAATACCCCACGAATTTGGATTACATTATCGGCGTGTTTGATTTGCGCTCCACGATCATCCCGCTTATAGACTTGGCCAAATGGATAGGGATTGTCCCGGATAAAAGCAAGGAAAACGAAAAAATCGTCATTATCACTGAATTTAACAATGTTAAAATGGGGTTTTTAGTCCATTCCGCTAGGCGTATCAGGCGCATTAGCTGGAAAGATGTGGAGCCTGCATCCTTTAGCGCATCTAATAGCATCAATAAAGAAAATATCACCGGCACGACCCGCATTGAAAACGACAAAACCCTACTCATTTTGGATTTAGAAAGCATTTTAGACGATTTAAAGCTTAATGAAGACGCTAAAAACGTTAAAGATACCCCTAAAGAGCGTTTTGAAGGCGAAGTGTTGTTTTTAGACGATAGCAAGACCGCAAGAAAAACCTTAAAAAACCATTTGAGTAAATTGGGTTTTAGCATCACTGAAGCTGTGGATGGGGAAGATGGGTTGGATAAATTAGAAATGTTATTCAAAAAATACGGGGATAATTTGAGGAAACATTTGAAATTCATTATTTCAGATGTTGAAATGCCTAAAATGGATGGCTATCATTTCTTATTCAAGCTCCAAAAAGACCCTAGGTTTGCCTATATTCCTGTGATTTTTAATTCTTCTATTTGCGATAATTATAGCGCTGAAAAGGCTAAAGAAATGGGGGCTGTAGCGTATTTAGTCAAGTTTGACGCAGAAAAATTCACCGAAGAAATTTCTAAGATTTTAGACAAGAATGCGTAA
- the cheAY2 gene encoding chemotaxis histidine kinase/response regulator CheAY2 has translation MDDLQEIMEDFLIEAFEMNEQLDQDLVELEHNPEDLDLLNRIFRVAHTIKGSSSFLNLNILTHLTHNMEDVLNRARKGEIKITPDIMDVVLRSIDLMKTLLVTIRDTGSDTNNGKENEIEEAVKQLQAITSQNLEGAKETSGTKETPQKENKEEAKEENKENKAKAPTTENFSSDNPLADEPDLDYANMSTEEVEAEIERLLNKRQEADKERRAQKKQEDQAKPKQEVAPAKETPKTETPKTETPKTETPKAPKTETKAKAKADTEENKAPSIGVEQTVRVDVRRLDHLMNLIGELVLGKNRLIRIYGDVEERYDGEKFLEELNQVVSSISAVTTDLQLAVMKTRMQPVGKVFNKFPRMVRDLSRELGKSIELIIEGEETELDKSIVEEIGDPLIHIIRNSCDHGIEPLEERRRLNKPETGKVQLSAYNEGNHIVIKISDDGKGLDPVMLKEKAIEKGVISERDAEGMSDREAFNLIFKPGFSTAKVVSNVSGRGVGMDVVKTNIEKLNGIIEIDSEVGVGTTQKLKIPLTLAIIQALLVGVQEEYYAIPLSSVLETVRISQDEIYTVDGKSVLRLRDEVLSLVRLSDIFKVDAILESNSDVYVVIIGLADQKIGVIVDYLIGQEEVVIKSLGYYLKNTRGIAGATVRGDGKITLIVDVGAMMDMAKSIKINITTLMNESENTKSKNSPSDYIVLAIDDSSTDRAIIRKCLKPLGITLLEATNGLEGLEMLKNGDKIPDAILVDIEMPKMDGYTFASEVRKYNKFKNLPLIAVTSRVTKTDRMRGVESGMTEYITKPYSGEYLTTVVKRSIKLEGDQS, from the coding sequence ATGGATGATTTGCAAGAAATAATGGAAGACTTCTTGATTGAAGCCTTTGAAATGAACGAGCAGTTGGATCAGGATCTGGTGGAATTAGAGCATAACCCTGAAGATTTGGACTTGCTCAATCGCATTTTTAGAGTGGCCCACACCATTAAAGGCTCTAGCTCGTTTTTGAATCTTAACATTCTCACGCACCTCACGCACAACATGGAAGATGTCTTGAATCGTGCCAGAAAGGGCGAAATCAAAATCACGCCGGATATTATGGATGTCGTGTTGCGCTCCATTGATTTGATGAAAACCTTGCTCGTAACGATTAGAGATACCGGATCAGATACCAATAACGGCAAGGAAAACGAGATTGAAGAAGCGGTCAAACAGCTTCAAGCCATTACGAGCCAAAATCTAGAGGGCGCTAAAGAAACTTCAGGGACTAAAGAAACCCCCCAAAAAGAAAATAAAGAAGAAGCGAAAGAAGAAAATAAAGAAAACAAGGCAAAAGCCCCTACTACAGAAAACTTCTCAAGCGATAACCCGCTAGCCGATGAGCCGGATTTGGACTATGCCAACATGAGTACTGAAGAAGTGGAAGCGGAAATTGAACGCCTACTTAACAAACGCCAAGAAGCCGATAAAGAACGAAGGGCTCAAAAAAAGCAAGAAGATCAAGCCAAGCCTAAACAAGAAGTCGCCCCAGCAAAAGAAACCCCTAAAACAGAAACCCCTAAAACAGAAACCCCTAAAACAGAAACCCCCAAAGCCCCTAAAACAGAAACTAAAGCTAAGGCTAAAGCAGATACTGAAGAAAATAAAGCCCCTTCTATTGGCGTGGAGCAAACCGTTAGGGTAGATGTGCGCCGCTTGGATCACTTGATGAATTTAATCGGCGAGCTTGTGTTAGGAAAGAATCGCTTGATCAGGATTTATGGCGATGTGGAAGAACGCTATGATGGGGAAAAGTTTTTAGAGGAATTAAACCAGGTGGTTTCTTCTATTTCAGCGGTAACGACAGACTTGCAGCTTGCGGTGATGAAAACCCGGATGCAACCAGTGGGCAAGGTGTTCAATAAATTCCCTCGCATGGTAAGGGATTTGAGCCGGGAATTAGGTAAAAGCATTGAATTGATTATTGAGGGCGAAGAAACCGAGCTTGATAAATCCATTGTAGAAGAGATTGGCGATCCGCTCATCCACATTATCCGCAACTCATGCGATCATGGGATTGAGCCTTTAGAAGAAAGAAGAAGGCTTAACAAGCCTGAAACCGGTAAAGTGCAATTGAGCGCGTATAATGAGGGTAACCACATTGTGATTAAAATCTCTGATGATGGCAAGGGGTTAGACCCTGTGATGCTTAAAGAAAAAGCGATTGAAAAAGGGGTGATTAGCGAAAGAGACGCTGAAGGCATGAGCGATAGGGAAGCGTTTAACCTCATTTTCAAACCAGGCTTTTCTACCGCAAAAGTCGTTTCCAATGTTTCAGGCAGAGGCGTGGGCATGGATGTGGTGAAAACCAATATTGAAAAGCTTAATGGGATCATTGAAATTGATTCAGAAGTGGGGGTAGGCACGACCCAAAAGCTTAAAATCCCTCTCACTTTGGCTATCATTCAAGCTTTACTCGTGGGCGTTCAAGAAGAATATTACGCTATCCCGCTTTCTTCAGTTTTAGAAACCGTGCGTATCAGCCAAGATGAAATCTATACCGTTGATGGCAAGAGCGTGTTGCGTTTGAGAGATGAGGTGCTTTCTTTGGTGCGCCTTTCTGATATTTTTAAAGTGGATGCTATTTTGGAATCCAACTCAGATGTGTATGTGGTCATCATTGGCTTAGCCGATCAAAAAATTGGCGTGATCGTGGATTATTTGATCGGTCAAGAAGAGGTGGTTATCAAGTCTTTAGGTTATTATCTTAAAAACACTAGAGGCATTGCTGGCGCTACGGTGAGGGGCGATGGGAAAATCACTCTCATTGTAGATGTGGGGGCGATGATGGATATGGCAAAGAGCATTAAAATCAATATCACTACCTTGATGAACGAATCCGAAAACACCAAGAGCAAAAATTCTCCTAGCGATTATATTGTCTTAGCGATTGATGACAGCAGCACGGATAGAGCGATTATCCGCAAATGTTTAAAACCATTAGGCATCACGCTTTTAGAGGCCACTAACGGGTTAGAAGGCTTAGAAATGCTTAAAAATGGCGATAAGATTCCGGACGCTATTTTAGTGGATATTGAAATGCCTAAAATGGACGGCTACACTTTCGCTTCTGAAGTGCGTAAATACAATAAATTCAAAAACCTGCCTTTGATCGCAGTAACCAGTCGGGTAACCAAAACCGATAGGATGCGCGGCGTTGAATCCGGCATGACTGAATACATCACCAAACCTTATAGCGGTGAATATTTAACCACCGTGGTGAAGCGCAGCATTAAATTAGAAGGAGACCAATCGTGA
- the cheW gene encoding chemotaxis protein CheW: protein MSNQLKDLFERQKEANASSKQEDNEEILQFIGFIIGDEEYAIPILNILEIVKPIGYTRVPETPNYVLGVFNLRGNVFPLISLRLKFGLKAEKQNKDTRYLVVRHNDQIAGFFIDRLTEAIRIKQTDIDPVPETLSDNNNLTYGIGKQNDRLVTILRVEEILKKDF, encoded by the coding sequence GTGAGCAATCAATTAAAAGATTTATTTGAAAGACAAAAAGAAGCTAATGCAAGCTCTAAACAAGAAGATAATGAAGAAATTTTGCAATTCATTGGCTTTATTATTGGCGATGAAGAATACGCCATTCCTATTTTGAATATTTTAGAGATCGTCAAACCCATTGGTTACACGCGAGTCCCTGAGACCCCAAACTATGTGCTTGGCGTGTTCAACTTAAGGGGTAATGTCTTCCCGTTGATTAGCCTGCGTTTAAAATTCGGGTTGAAAGCTGAAAAGCAAAACAAAGACACTCGTTATTTGGTGGTGCGCCATAACGATCAGATCGCTGGGTTTTTCATTGATCGCTTAACTGAAGCCATTCGCATCAAGCAAACGGATATTGATCCGGTGCCAGAGACTTTGAGCGATAACAATAATTTAACTTATGGCATTGGGAAACAAAACGATAGACTCGTAACCATTTTAAGAGTGGAAGAAATCTTAAAGAAAGACTTCTAA
- the tpx gene encoding thiol peroxidase yields MQKVTFKEETYQLEGKALKVGDKAPDVKLVNGDLQEVNLLKPGVRFQVVSSLPSLTGSVCLLQAKHFNEQVSKLPSVSFSVISMDLPFSQGQICGAEGIKDLRILSDFRYKAFGENYGVLLGKGSLQGLLARSVFVLDDKGVVIYKEIVQNILEEPNYEALLKVLK; encoded by the coding sequence ATGCAAAAAGTTACTTTTAAAGAAGAAACATACCAATTAGAAGGGAAAGCCTTGAAAGTGGGCGATAAAGCCCCTGATGTGAAATTGGTGAATGGCGATTTGCAAGAAGTCAATTTGTTGAAGCCAGGCGTGCGTTTTCAGGTCGTTAGCTCGCTTCCTAGCTTAACTGGATCGGTTTGCTTGCTCCAAGCCAAACACTTCAATGAGCAAGTCAGTAAACTGCCTTCTGTGAGTTTTAGCGTTATTTCTATGGACTTGCCTTTTTCTCAAGGGCAAATTTGCGGCGCTGAAGGCATTAAGGACTTAAGAATCTTAAGCGATTTTAGGTATAAGGCTTTTGGGGAAAATTACGGCGTGCTGTTGGGCAAAGGCTCTTTGCAAGGCTTACTCGCTCGATCGGTGTTTGTTCTTGATGATAAGGGGGTGGTTATCTATAAAGAAATCGTTCAAAACATTTTAGAAGAGCCTAATTATGAAGCGCTTTTAAAAGTGTTGAAATAG
- the sodB gene encoding superoxide dismutase [Fe], which translates to MFTLRELPFAKDSMGDFLSPVAFDFHHGKHHQTYVNNLNNLIKGTDFEKSSLFAILTKSSGGVFNNAAQIYNHDFYWDCLSPKATALSDELKGALEKDFGSLEKFKEDFIKSATTLFGSGWNWAAYNLDTQKIEIIQTSNAQTPVTDKKVPLLVVDVWEHAYYIDHKNARPVYLEKFYGHINWHFVSQCYEWAKKEGLGSVDYYINELVHKKA; encoded by the coding sequence ATGTTTACATTACGAGAGTTGCCTTTTGCTAAAGACAGCATGGGAGATTTTTTAAGCCCTGTGGCGTTTGATTTCCACCATGGGAAACACCATCAAACTTATGTGAATAATTTGAATAACTTAATCAAAGGCACGGATTTTGAGAAAAGTTCTTTGTTTGCTATTTTGACAAAGTCTAGCGGAGGCGTGTTCAATAACGCCGCTCAAATTTACAACCACGATTTTTATTGGGATTGCCTAAGCCCCAAAGCGACTGCCTTAAGCGATGAGTTAAAAGGGGCTTTAGAAAAAGATTTTGGCTCATTGGAAAAATTTAAAGAAGACTTCATTAAGAGCGCGACCACTTTGTTTGGCTCTGGTTGGAATTGGGCAGCGTATAATTTAGACACTCAAAAAATTGAAATCATTCAAACGAGCAACGCGCAAACCCCGGTTACGGATAAAAAAGTGCCGCTTTTGGTGGTGGATGTGTGGGAGCATGCTTATTATATTGACCATAAAAACGCGCGCCCTGTGTATTTGGAAAAATTCTATGGGCATATCAATTGGCATTTTGTTTCTCAATGCTATGAATGGGCGAAAAAAGAAGGCTTAGGCTCAGTGGATTACTACATCAATGAGTTGGTGCATAAAAAAGCTTAA
- the cmoA gene encoding carboxy-S-adenosyl-L-methionine synthase CmoA, which translates to MKDTLFNKSLNKRFCFDEKVAHVFDDMLERSIPYYHEMLNLGAYFIAQNLKENIYPKSLPKSLPKPLIYDLGCSTGNFFIALNQQIQQDIELVGIDNSMPMLKKAQEKLKDFNNVRFECMDFLEVEFREASAFSLLFVLQFVRPMQREVLLKKIYNSLALNGVLLVGEKIMSEDRILDKQMIELYYLYKQNQGYSHNEIAFKREALENVLVPYSLKENIALLESVGFKHVEALFKWVNFTLLAARKT; encoded by the coding sequence ATGAAAGACACTCTGTTTAACAAATCCCTAAACAAACGCTTTTGTTTTGATGAGAAAGTCGCCCATGTTTTTGACGACATGCTGGAGCGCTCTATCCCCTATTATCATGAAATGTTGAATCTAGGGGCGTATTTTATCGCTCAAAATTTAAAAGAAAATATTTATCCTAAGTCCTTGCCTAAGTCCTTGCCTAAGCCTTTGATTTATGATTTAGGTTGTTCTACCGGGAACTTTTTTATCGCGCTTAACCAACAGATCCAACAGGATATTGAGCTTGTAGGGATTGACAATTCCATGCCCATGCTTAAAAAAGCGCAAGAAAAATTAAAAGATTTTAACAATGTCCGTTTTGAATGCATGGATTTTTTAGAGGTTGAGTTTAGAGAAGCGAGCGCATTTTCATTGCTTTTTGTGTTGCAATTTGTCCGCCCCATGCAAAGAGAGGTGTTGCTCAAAAAGATTTATAACAGCCTTGCGTTGAATGGGGTTTTATTGGTGGGCGAAAAGATCATGAGCGAAGATCGGATATTAGACAAGCAAATGATAGAACTATACTACCTTTATAAACAAAATCAGGGTTATAGCCACAATGAAATCGCTTTCAAAAGGGAAGCGTTAGAAAATGTGCTTGTGCCTTATAGTTTAAAAGAAAATATCGCGCTTTTAGAAAGCGTGGGGTTTAAGCATGTGGAAGCGCTGTTTAAATGGGTGAATTTCACGCTGCTAGCCGCTAGAAAAACTTAA